The genomic DNA GGTGCTCGGCGTCTACGCGGACCGGCGCGGACGCCGGCACGGCATGACGCTCACCATCCTGCTGATGGCCGCAGGCAGTCTGCTCATCGCGTTGGCACCGACTTACGGCGCGGTGGGCTGGCTCGCCCCGGCGATCCTGATCGCCGGCCGACTGCTGCAGGGTTTCTCCACCGGCGGCGAGTTCGGCACATCCGCCTCGTTCCTGGTCGAGTGGGCCAAGCCGGGACGCCGGGCGTTCGCCGGATCCTTCCAGCAGGTCTCGGTGGTGCTGGGCATCCTGTGCGCCTCGCTGAGCGCCACCGTGCTCACCCGGATGCTCGACGACGACGCCATGTCCTCCTGGGGCTGGCGGGTTCCGTTCGTCCTCGGAGCGGTGATCGGCCTGATCGGCATGTACATCCGGCGGCGCCTGACCGAACCGGAGGCGTTCCGCCGGCTGGAGCAGAGCGGCCGGCAGGAACAGCGGCCGCTGGGCGCGATGGCCGCAGGCCACCGGCGCGCCGCCTGGTTCGTGTTCGGCATCTCCATCGCCGGTTCTGTGATCACCTACATGTGGCTGACCTACCTGCCCACGTACGCGGTGCTCACCCAGCACGCGAAGGAGGCGGACGCGCAGCTGGCCAACACCATCGCGCTCGCCTTCTTCGTGGTGGTCCTGCCTTTCGCCGCGCTGTTGTCCGACCGGTTCGGGCGTCGGCCGACGATGCTGGTGTACGCGGGAGCGTTCGTGATCCTGCCGTTCCCCCTGCTGTCCATGCTGGACGGCAGCTTCGGCAGTGTGCTGCTCGTGTCGCTGGTCGGCATGGCGTTCCTGTCACTCAACCACTCGAACCTGGCCACGGTGTTCGCCGAGCTGTTCCCACCGCAGGTCCGCACGATCGGCATCGCCCTGCCCTACGCCATCTCGAACGCGATCTTCGGCGGTACCGCGCCCAGCGTGATGCAGTTCTTCGGCTCCCGCGACAACCTCTGGGCGGTACCGCTCTACGTCAGCGTCTGCGCGCTGGTCACCGGCCTGTTCTTCTACTTCATGCGGGAAACCAAGACCGTGGACACCCACAATGTGGAGATGCGCGCATGATCCCGTACGCC from Streptosporangium sp. NBC_01756 includes the following:
- a CDS encoding MFS transporter — encoded protein: MTSSTTADSGARTSSGTANALIGGTVGNFVEWFDWSVYGFFAPYFASQFFPGGGTTATLSTLLVFAISFFMRPVGAAVLGVYADRRGRRHGMTLTILLMAAGSLLIALAPTYGAVGWLAPAILIAGRLLQGFSTGGEFGTSASFLVEWAKPGRRAFAGSFQQVSVVLGILCASLSATVLTRMLDDDAMSSWGWRVPFVLGAVIGLIGMYIRRRLTEPEAFRRLEQSGRQEQRPLGAMAAGHRRAAWFVFGISIAGSVITYMWLTYLPTYAVLTQHAKEADAQLANTIALAFFVVVLPFAALLSDRFGRRPTMLVYAGAFVILPFPLLSMLDGSFGSVLLVSLVGMAFLSLNHSNLATVFAELFPPQVRTIGIALPYAISNAIFGGTAPSVMQFFGSRDNLWAVPLYVSVCALVTGLFFYFMRETKTVDTHNVEMRA